The following nucleotide sequence is from Mytilus trossulus isolate FHL-02 chromosome 9, PNRI_Mtr1.1.1.hap1, whole genome shotgun sequence.
aaaataaataaaaaaataatatttaatcaatTTCAATGCCATGTTGATTGTCTATTCATGTGTGAAAAGTTTTTCCTAATTCTCAGCTGTGTTGGGCAAGAACAgagaagtttataaaaaaagtaataaggAATTACTACAGATGTGATGTGTTCTGAAATTATGCTCTTGTAAAAAGGAATGGTAACGTCCCGTGACCATTCtagttcatatatatttttcaaaggcAAACCAGGCATGTGTTAGTTCGTTTTGAGCTGAAAATTTGTCAATGACAGTTGTCAGTCGAAGTTAAGAAATGGCTGTTCCGAAAACCGAATTTCTTTTTCAACGACACATTACTTTGACTTCatatctttttcaaataattttgaaactAATGATGTCATCTACCGttcataatatatttaatttacttaATTGGCCGTTATTTAATTGAAATGGCATGTATGATGTTTgtataataacagtaaacaacTAGTTTATTATACCAAATATCCTTCTGTTATGATACAGatcaaactattaaaaaatttagaacctgATAAAGACATCGAGGGGCTGATAAAACCAAAATCAGGTAAAATATGAGAGCCAAACCCGGCCAAGGAATCAGAACTACTAGTATCCATACTGTTACTTTCATGTGTCTTTCAGACAAATGTCCAGCAGAGAGTGCTCCACCACCATATGATTATACAGTACCACAAGGTCAACAATATGAACAGTTACTGTATCCTCAGGGGTATAGTAAAACCAATGAGTATGCACAGATTCACCCTCCACAAGGATGCAGTCATGGAACTGGGTACCAACCCCTTGTCCAAGGCTTTGAACAGCAGGGTTATCCTGAAACACAATATTATGGACAACAACCGATGTATGGAGGTCAAGGGCAAAATGttgtaagttttaaaaaaatcatgaaaagtAAACAAGACtaattcaaactgatttaaaaaGATGTTATCATTTTTATCTAATTTATGTTATATCCCAAATATAGAACCTGTTGCTTGTTTCATTGATATGTGTTAAACGCCACTTTCagttttgttgtgtttttttttgtggcgGTCGGAACCATCGACTCTcggtaggaaaactgacaatgctagtcaattaagattcgAATACACCTGCCACATACAGGATTACAACTCACAACTGCAGTGATGACAGACTAGTGATACAGTTATCTAAATTAGACCACTCGGCTAGCTGGGCCCCTCAATTGTCATTCAAGGATTTAGTTTTTAAAGACATTCAACGTGTTAGGATTGATTAGGGATTGGACGGTTCTTGTTTGTAGTTATACATGGGAGATGTTGCTCTGGactttcatttgtatatatttaatatcCTGTGATTTTAAATTAGAGCAATCAATCCTCAACCCTCTTTTATTACTTTTCCTGGATTGACCCTCAATGATGACTATGCAATGTTTTGGCCAACGCATCGGGTATTCCTCTCTTGCCTTTTTTAAGATTTGATAATATTATATAGAACAGATGCGTCTTCCAGTTTATTTCATGTTCTATTCCCCTGTTTAATAGATGCTACTGCCATTTGACGTTTAGTCCCCGAGGATATCCCCAGCCTAGCTGTCAATACTTTTATAACGACATGGTATATGATTGATATGTGCATCTTCTGTTAATTACTGTTAATAAAATGTGGTATcattcaaaatgctgaaaaggTCTGTCTACCCTAGAAATATATTGCGTTAGCCGTATTTTGTCATCCAAATACAATAATGTTCAAACAAGCAACACTACAGAATTCtatgtttaagttaatttaCCTTTAACAGATAATTTCTGTTTGTTGGTTGCACAGCCTGTGCCGTCAACCATGATAATGGCAACAGCCCAATCAAATCCATTTGATTGGTTTATTCCTGCTCTCTTAGCATGTTTTTGTTGCTTTTGGCCAACAGGAATATGCGCTATAGTAGCTGCTTGTATTGTAAGTAATGCCTGAAAATATGAGTATACATATCGTAAGAGTTTAATGCACGGTTAGAACATGCACTTTATCATAAAACGGTTCACCAAAATTTTTAAACCAATATAGTCTTTTGCGTGCACGTGGAGGCggcaaaaaacaaatattcagtcattcaaaagttttaaatagaatagaaaaaaaaacaaaggatgTTTCATGTCAATTAAGCTACATGGTGGTATTATtctgtattatatatatgtaatgatgtgactgccatacaagtgtgaggtttaatccaccattttctacatatcgAAATGCTTTTTTCtttgtcaggaatatgacagttttttccccattcgtttaatgtgtttgagcttttgatttgccATTTTCATGATTTAATA
It contains:
- the LOC134684557 gene encoding uncharacterized protein LOC134684557; the encoded protein is MSEKNQDKCPAESAPPPYDYTVPQGQQYEQLLYPQGYSKTNEYAQIHPPQGCSHGTGYQPLVQGFEQQGYPETQYYGQQPMYGGQGQNVVSFKKIMKSKQD